From Deferrisoma camini S3R1, the proteins below share one genomic window:
- the bamA gene encoding outer membrane protein assembly factor BamA, translated as MRRLVALLLTLVLAAAAAEAGQGGDVVSRLVIENRTRVRDKEVLRLLGLRAGRPLDRREIERGLGLLARKVEVGEVRVEAEPGAGGETVTVTVLPRLLVRSVGVRGGPRRVRERAEARLRTVSDRPVVWARLDKDRAEIREVFRREGYPQARVTPEVRPDGSGQWAEVVFRVEPGEPRRITEVSWPPDFPVEPWRRAALLRLGRGDRASEPDLETGVRRLVSFLRRNGYPEARAGSSRFVPADGGVRLTVGVIAGRPIRFRFEGVPEWRKGALRAALRERFGQPVDRAWLDAAAGAVAEVLRADGYRDVRVSVRQEEPGDTGPQVVTFRIEPGPRVAVKRVEFRGNETISARRLRRYMALVQGGLLRPPPFTQQALERDLRVLTEYYATKGFWDARVSLEEMTVDPAGAASLTLRVDEGTRYRWGEVSVRVSGDESFRAPVDRVRSGAWADAGHLEEVRRDLIQRLAAAGFPEGRVTYETRVRRGSGVVDVAFRVQTGPRVRFGKVVVSGNARTQTKVIRRELTFRPGDLWDPAAIRASRQRLYGLGFLRRVEVVPVPTLAPAGVRDVEVRVEEQDAGLVEFGLGYGTEEGVKGFLGLSHGNLGGYGRSLGGRYDFDRLERSLAVNFREPWLFNHPVDLRLSLVDRVADLPAYHLNATALQVSLDKRLGPRARGSLVYTLESNRLSDLVPEAVEAGAPVTSYLLSSVGPFLAWDSRNDPFRPRRGFYHTLQAEWATDLLGSEVQFERYTGTVSGYFSSGRFTLALLGRGGLALTRGKTAELPVNKRFYLGGRSTVRGFHRDAIGPRSADGSPLGGDVMVNLRAELRYRWRGAVGFAVFWDAGNVWNRSVEPPQYTALRQGAGVGFRYETPVGPLALDLGINLSPREDEDRTVWHFTVGNVF; from the coding sequence ATGAGGCGGCTGGTTGCCCTTCTGCTGACGCTGGTGCTGGCGGCGGCCGCGGCCGAGGCCGGCCAGGGCGGGGACGTGGTCTCCCGGCTGGTGATCGAGAACCGCACCCGGGTGCGCGACAAGGAGGTCCTGCGGCTCCTGGGATTGCGCGCCGGAAGGCCGCTGGACCGCCGGGAGATCGAGCGGGGCCTGGGGCTTCTCGCCCGGAAGGTGGAGGTGGGGGAGGTCCGGGTCGAGGCCGAGCCGGGGGCCGGGGGCGAGACGGTGACCGTGACGGTGCTGCCGAGGCTCCTGGTACGGTCGGTGGGGGTGCGGGGCGGGCCCCGCCGCGTCCGGGAGCGGGCCGAGGCCCGGTTGCGCACCGTGTCGGACCGGCCGGTGGTGTGGGCCCGCCTCGACAAGGACCGGGCGGAGATCCGCGAGGTGTTCCGGAGGGAGGGGTACCCGCAGGCCCGGGTCACGCCGGAGGTCCGGCCCGACGGTTCCGGCCAGTGGGCCGAGGTGGTGTTCCGGGTGGAGCCGGGAGAGCCCCGCCGGATCACCGAGGTGAGCTGGCCCCCGGACTTTCCGGTGGAGCCGTGGCGGCGGGCGGCCCTGCTGAGACTGGGGAGGGGGGATCGGGCGAGCGAGCCCGACTTGGAGACCGGGGTCCGGCGGCTCGTGTCGTTCCTGCGGCGCAACGGCTACCCCGAGGCCCGGGCCGGCAGCAGCCGGTTCGTCCCCGCGGACGGGGGCGTCCGGCTCACCGTGGGTGTGATCGCCGGCCGGCCGATCCGCTTCCGTTTCGAGGGGGTTCCGGAGTGGCGCAAGGGGGCGCTGCGGGCCGCGCTCCGGGAACGGTTCGGCCAGCCCGTGGACCGGGCCTGGCTGGACGCCGCGGCCGGGGCCGTGGCCGAGGTGCTCCGGGCAGACGGGTACCGGGACGTGCGGGTCAGCGTGCGCCAGGAGGAGCCCGGAGACACGGGGCCGCAGGTGGTCACGTTCCGGATCGAGCCGGGGCCGCGGGTGGCGGTGAAGCGGGTGGAGTTCCGGGGGAACGAGACCATCTCGGCTCGGCGGCTCCGGCGGTACATGGCCCTGGTGCAAGGGGGGCTGCTGAGACCCCCCCCGTTCACCCAGCAGGCCCTGGAGCGGGATCTTCGGGTCCTGACCGAGTACTACGCCACCAAGGGGTTCTGGGACGCGAGGGTGTCCCTGGAGGAGATGACCGTCGACCCCGCCGGCGCGGCGTCGCTGACCCTCCGGGTTGATGAGGGCACGCGGTACCGGTGGGGCGAGGTGTCCGTGCGGGTGTCGGGGGACGAGTCGTTCCGGGCCCCGGTCGACCGGGTGCGCTCGGGGGCGTGGGCCGACGCGGGGCATCTGGAGGAGGTGCGCCGGGATCTGATCCAACGGCTCGCCGCGGCCGGGTTCCCGGAGGGGCGGGTCACCTACGAAACCCGGGTACGGCGGGGGAGCGGGGTGGTGGACGTGGCGTTTCGGGTGCAGACCGGCCCCAGGGTCCGGTTCGGCAAGGTGGTGGTCAGCGGCAACGCCCGCACCCAGACCAAGGTGATCCGCAGGGAGCTCACGTTTCGCCCGGGCGACCTGTGGGACCCGGCCGCGATCCGGGCGTCCCGGCAGAGGCTGTACGGGCTGGGCTTCCTTCGAAGGGTGGAGGTGGTGCCGGTTCCCACGCTTGCGCCGGCCGGGGTTCGGGACGTGGAGGTGAGGGTCGAGGAGCAGGACGCGGGCCTCGTGGAGTTCGGGTTGGGGTACGGGACCGAGGAGGGGGTGAAGGGGTTCCTGGGGCTCAGTCACGGCAACCTGGGGGGCTACGGCCGGAGCCTGGGAGGCCGGTACGACTTCGACCGGCTGGAACGGTCCCTGGCGGTGAACTTCCGGGAGCCCTGGCTGTTCAACCATCCCGTGGACCTGCGGCTGAGCCTCGTGGACCGGGTGGCCGACCTGCCCGCGTACCATCTGAACGCCACGGCCCTCCAGGTGAGCCTGGACAAGCGTCTGGGCCCGAGGGCCCGGGGATCGCTCGTGTACACCTTGGAGTCGAACCGGCTGAGCGACCTGGTGCCCGAAGCCGTGGAGGCGGGCGCCCCGGTCACGAGCTATCTGCTGTCCTCGGTGGGGCCGTTCCTCGCCTGGGACTCCCGGAACGACCCCTTCCGGCCCCGCAGGGGGTTCTATCACACGCTCCAGGCCGAGTGGGCCACCGATCTTCTGGGATCCGAGGTCCAGTTCGAGCGCTACACCGGCACCGTGAGCGGATACTTCAGCTCCGGGCGCTTCACGCTGGCCCTGCTGGGGCGGGGGGGGCTGGCGCTCACCCGGGGCAAGACCGCCGAGTTGCCCGTGAACAAGCGGTTCTACTTGGGGGGCCGGAGCACGGTGAGGGGGTTCCACCGGGACGCCATCGGCCCGCGCTCAGCCGACGGGAGCCCCCTGGGGGGCGACGTCATGGTGAACCTGCGGGCCGAGCTGAGGTATCGGTGGAGGGGCGCCGTGGGGTTCGCCGTGTTCTGGGACGCCGGCAACGTGTGGAACCGATCCGTGGAGCCCCCCCAGTACACGGCGCTGCGCCAGGGGGCCGGGGTGGGGTTCCGGTACGAGACCCCCGTGGGCCCCCTGGCCTTGGACCTGGGGATCAACCTCTCCCCCCGGGAGGACGAGGACCGCACCGTCTGGCACTTCACGGTGGGAAACGTGTTCTGA
- a CDS encoding helix-turn-helix transcriptional regulator — MSRPDAPTLRLDGGRVRSIREAKGLTQLYVAEVVGVSVDTVSRWENNRTASVRRENAEALARALEVELEEILPATRPGPHRKRGRLAWMVGAVASALVLAAGWWLWVGSGEVEARRLLPPYCPPGTRIPVVIEVEAAGTRPVRVVVREELPRGWAFEGAVPPPAQGPGDDGVVRWILTVSGGTARIGYVVRAPEGPEGSTHRFRGRVVTRARGDGQPIRGEVRTDLEYVHWADQDADFEISDAEVLGALERLDAVAGLGLSAGDLRALWGAGEYEWDEEKGGFVPATPGRP, encoded by the coding sequence ATGAGCCGGCCCGACGCCCCCACCCTGCGCCTCGACGGCGGACGGGTGCGGAGCATCCGCGAGGCCAAGGGCCTCACCCAGCTCTACGTGGCCGAGGTGGTCGGGGTCAGCGTGGACACCGTGAGCCGGTGGGAGAACAACCGGACCGCGTCGGTGCGGCGGGAGAACGCCGAGGCCCTGGCCCGGGCCCTGGAGGTGGAGCTCGAGGAGATCCTCCCGGCGACCCGGCCCGGCCCGCACCGAAAGAGGGGGCGCCTCGCCTGGATGGTGGGGGCCGTGGCCTCGGCCCTGGTCCTCGCGGCCGGGTGGTGGCTGTGGGTCGGCAGCGGAGAGGTGGAGGCCCGGCGGCTCCTTCCCCCCTACTGCCCCCCGGGGACCAGGATCCCGGTGGTGATCGAGGTGGAGGCGGCCGGCACCCGCCCGGTCCGCGTCGTGGTCCGGGAGGAGCTGCCCCGGGGGTGGGCCTTCGAGGGGGCGGTGCCACCCCCCGCCCAGGGTCCCGGCGACGACGGCGTGGTCCGTTGGATCCTCACGGTCTCAGGCGGCACCGCCCGGATCGGATACGTGGTTCGGGCTCCGGAGGGCCCCGAGGGCAGCACCCACCGGTTCCGAGGGCGGGTGGTCACCCGTGCCCGGGGGGACGGGCAACCGATCCGGGGAGAGGTGCGGACCGACCTGGAGTACGTGCACTGGGCGGACCAGGACGCGGACTTCGAGATCTCGGACGCGGAGGTTCTCGGCGCGCTGGAACGGCTGGACGCGGTGGCCGGCCTGGGGCTCTCGGCCGGAGACCTGCGAGCCCTGTGGGGGGCGGGGGAGTACGAGTGGGACGAGGAGAAGGGCGGGTTCGTGCCTGCGACCCCCGGCCGCCCCTGA
- a CDS encoding DUF7309 domain-containing protein: MAERRDDDVWVRLIRAAVRIKELAPWRWMDEAQVFGVVDPETGEHGYVSVMGTQGQHLAVAVYRGPVGLLGFSRMQAGELEERPELFFEIPQLQVSFEDRSILSRQDWELLRHRGFRFRGRQAWPLFRAYRPGWEPCLPDEAEARFLALAVEQLFDVATRLEQDPTILFGPAPDALLHRVARGRGGAWRWSDRYMPPPEFPDTRIPIAIEGSLVEHVEGLPVGIGCVEVEAGLAPLPVGPRRGERFFPVMLLVADERTGAVVHMETLEPMEPYEYTFGEIPQALLEGFARAGQRPRAVRVRPGLVAGVLKAVEQGIPWLRVEVVPAVPAAQAARESLLAFLEEERR; the protein is encoded by the coding sequence ATGGCAGAACGACGCGACGACGATGTGTGGGTCCGGCTGATCCGGGCTGCGGTCCGGATCAAGGAGCTGGCCCCCTGGCGGTGGATGGACGAGGCCCAGGTGTTCGGGGTGGTGGACCCCGAGACGGGCGAGCACGGGTACGTGAGCGTGATGGGGACCCAGGGGCAGCACCTGGCCGTGGCGGTGTACCGGGGGCCGGTGGGGCTGTTGGGGTTTTCGCGCATGCAGGCCGGGGAGCTGGAGGAGCGGCCCGAGCTCTTTTTCGAGATCCCCCAGCTCCAGGTGTCGTTCGAGGATCGGAGCATCCTGAGCCGGCAGGACTGGGAGCTGCTGAGGCACAGGGGGTTCCGCTTTCGGGGCCGTCAGGCCTGGCCCCTGTTCCGGGCCTACCGGCCGGGGTGGGAGCCGTGCCTCCCCGACGAGGCCGAGGCCCGGTTCCTGGCCCTGGCGGTCGAGCAGCTGTTCGACGTGGCCACGCGGCTCGAGCAGGATCCCACCATCCTGTTCGGTCCCGCGCCCGACGCCCTGCTGCACCGGGTGGCCCGGGGGCGGGGGGGTGCGTGGCGGTGGTCCGATCGGTACATGCCTCCGCCCGAGTTCCCGGACACCCGCATCCCCATCGCCATCGAGGGGAGCCTGGTGGAGCACGTGGAGGGGCTTCCGGTGGGCATCGGATGCGTGGAGGTGGAGGCAGGGCTGGCCCCCCTGCCGGTGGGGCCCCGGCGGGGCGAACGGTTCTTCCCCGTGATGCTCCTGGTGGCCGACGAGCGCACCGGCGCCGTGGTCCACATGGAGACCCTGGAGCCCATGGAGCCCTACGAGTACACCTTTGGCGAGATCCCCCAGGCCCTCCTCGAGGGGTTCGCCCGGGCAGGCCAGCGGCCCCGGGCCGTGCGGGTGAGGCCCGGGCTGGTGGCCGGCGTGTTGAAGGCGGTGGAGCAGGGCATCCCCTGGCTGCGGGTCGAGGTGGTGCCGGCCGTGCCGGCGGCCCAGGCGGCGAGGGAGTCGCTGTTGGCGTTCCTGGAGGAGGAGCGGCGGTGA
- a CDS encoding translocation/assembly module TamB domain-containing protein, with amino-acid sequence MRRVLWGMLGVVGAVVAGLWALGLPPVERAVVGWAQARAGRAGIDLEVGSFDFDPWKVRVRVQALHVRGPSGRWRVDLDAGEVRLHPGRSLAGRPRLTLRLVRPRVRVAAGPGSGGGGPRQGPSEGARLWLASVEELEIVGGEVSWADPPRDLEVVLRSIEGRWKNDRGEVRLGRGEVRWAGRAQALEAVFRGSRRWGVLRIDEASLKLPWASVGLDGTWAGRDRLDLTLRIGLRAGEVPAEWIAAARLGRFAPLAGEVSVVGRVGGTVSEPAAKGTVRLSGGRFGPVTGATARASWKADGGGLRFTGLRVASSVGGVDAMEGGLYWDDGLRLEAAGRVEGFDLRPFMGLFVPRWFPVGLRATGRVEARGPLRPRLALRYRLSCGVEGLDVTVRPGEAPVYALARARVEAEGTVGTRDLTVDRADIRADSARVRISKGRVEYRKGLWFDTELSFEDLALAGRWAPAGLQARGTARGRFGGPYRNLEFTYDVGARVSYRNVDLGPVEARVWLDYRGLRIEQGRWTPPWGRVEVEGALGWAPDRPTELTVRAREADLAGLAGAVGGMGWPVPVEVGGTAGVRARLRGGPRDPRFEARIEGQGVTVGRLRIPDLTATVRARPGHWEVEELRAQVYGGTARGAGRGDRVGLEARVDLGGVDLDRLARAFGARLGPRLRVGAFRGRLDVAGLYSSPRVRAEGTVTGAVVAGRSLGPADVTAEWQKGRVRARARAYGGAVRVEAQVVPRPAGRLRVAWTLEGWDPGEWEGLLPRGLRLGRLDGSGTVEGRIGAPLPTWTAEGEVEAGAVAYLGRSAGSVKIRADAGGKGIGFRVWVPELGTRAEGLWSLEPGWPLELEVHASDLPLARVAGGGWDGRLSGNLRGVGGVRGVLQARSPAEVVSALAEVRGEVSWRNLRIPGGGAVPDGTARLETSEALPLVEVSAGPVAGTLRLLDRRRLAWRASARLRDARPELYLGPWIPPGWGGRVSGTAEAEGRAERLEAASIELRVEDLAGPGLRPSRWEVAARLAGGRWEATAKGGETLWAEGAWSPAEGGAGRVVLRGFDPAEWVAEGRWPKDVEVRVDGEVAFQVAARGALSAEADLSRVTVSVPPVRLRNHGPVRVRWDGGTLRFDQVWLENGEFTVTLSGRADLEEGWAVRGKVRCDLAALARFLPPVESARGVLFADLEVVGPWASPALRGPIKVLPGAEARLRALALPITEAEASAYLDPQEGLLLEWFDAALGSGRIHLEGRVPLDGIRPTDLRLWAEVRDVAHEQPPGVSYQVDADLLVSGLPPNLRIGGEIRLDRFRYTRRISWKTMLLDLLQRRPRRVEAAAAGGGVVVDLAVRGERDLRIENNLAQVDLAVDLRVRGALPRPLLWGRVEFTGGEVRFRNTVYEVRRSAVEFLGDAGPAPLLDVHARAQISGYLVNVDLTGPLDDYQVFLSSSPPLDRTDIVSLLTLGATSDTLAGGQGVSAAEAASFLTGKVQDTLESGVGEILGFDQFHIDPAYSPAAQSTVPRITIGKAITRDLYARYAATIGAETSQDLEVQYRLSPHVSVLGTWSDRGSETSGSLGGEVRFRFSFR; translated from the coding sequence GTGAGGCGCGTGCTGTGGGGGATGCTCGGCGTGGTGGGGGCGGTGGTGGCCGGGCTGTGGGCCTTGGGCCTGCCTCCGGTGGAGCGGGCCGTGGTGGGGTGGGCCCAGGCCCGTGCCGGCCGTGCGGGCATCGACCTGGAGGTCGGATCCTTCGACTTCGATCCGTGGAAGGTGCGGGTCAGAGTGCAGGCGCTCCACGTGCGGGGTCCCTCGGGCCGGTGGCGGGTGGACCTGGACGCGGGCGAGGTGCGGCTCCACCCGGGCCGGTCCCTGGCGGGCCGGCCCCGGCTGACCCTGCGGCTGGTGCGGCCCCGTGTGCGGGTGGCGGCCGGACCGGGGAGCGGGGGGGGCGGCCCGCGGCAGGGACCGTCGGAGGGAGCCCGTCTCTGGCTGGCCTCGGTGGAGGAGCTGGAGATCGTCGGCGGCGAGGTCTCCTGGGCCGACCCGCCCCGGGATCTGGAGGTGGTCCTCCGGTCGATCGAGGGCCGCTGGAAGAACGACCGGGGGGAGGTGCGGCTGGGCCGGGGCGAGGTGCGATGGGCCGGCCGGGCGCAGGCCTTGGAGGCCGTGTTCCGGGGTTCGCGCCGGTGGGGCGTGCTCCGGATCGACGAGGCGTCCCTGAAGCTGCCGTGGGCCTCGGTGGGCCTCGACGGCACGTGGGCGGGTCGTGACCGGCTGGACCTGACCCTGCGGATCGGGCTGCGGGCCGGCGAGGTCCCGGCGGAGTGGATCGCGGCGGCCCGCTTGGGGCGGTTCGCGCCGCTGGCCGGAGAGGTCTCGGTGGTGGGCCGGGTCGGGGGCACCGTGTCCGAGCCCGCGGCCAAGGGCACGGTTCGCCTGTCGGGCGGGCGGTTCGGCCCCGTGACCGGGGCCACCGCCCGGGCCTCGTGGAAGGCGGACGGGGGCGGCCTTCGGTTCACCGGGCTGCGGGTCGCGAGCTCGGTGGGCGGGGTGGACGCCATGGAGGGCGGGCTGTACTGGGACGACGGGCTCCGGCTGGAGGCGGCCGGCCGGGTGGAGGGGTTCGACCTCAGGCCGTTCATGGGCCTGTTCGTGCCCCGGTGGTTCCCCGTGGGCCTGCGGGCCACCGGCCGGGTGGAGGCCCGGGGCCCCCTCCGGCCGCGGCTCGCGCTGCGTTACCGGCTGTCCTGCGGGGTGGAGGGGCTGGACGTGACCGTGCGGCCGGGAGAGGCTCCGGTGTACGCCCTGGCCCGGGCCCGGGTGGAGGCCGAGGGCACGGTGGGAACCCGTGACCTGACGGTGGACCGGGCCGACATCCGGGCCGACTCGGCCCGGGTGCGAATCTCCAAGGGCCGGGTGGAGTACCGCAAGGGCTTGTGGTTCGACACCGAGCTTTCCTTCGAGGATCTGGCCCTGGCCGGTCGGTGGGCCCCCGCCGGCCTGCAGGCGCGGGGCACGGCGCGGGGCCGGTTCGGCGGTCCGTACCGGAACCTGGAGTTCACCTACGACGTGGGGGCCCGGGTGAGCTATCGGAACGTGGATCTGGGACCGGTGGAGGCCCGGGTCTGGCTGGACTACCGGGGGCTGCGGATCGAACAGGGCCGGTGGACCCCCCCATGGGGCCGGGTGGAGGTGGAGGGGGCGCTGGGGTGGGCCCCGGACCGGCCCACCGAGCTGACCGTGCGGGCTCGGGAGGCGGACCTGGCCGGCTTGGCAGGGGCCGTGGGGGGGATGGGTTGGCCGGTTCCGGTGGAGGTCGGGGGCACGGCCGGGGTCCGGGCCCGGCTGAGGGGCGGCCCGCGGGATCCCCGGTTCGAGGCCCGCATCGAGGGGCAGGGGGTGACGGTGGGCCGGCTGCGGATCCCGGACCTGACCGCCACGGTGCGGGCCCGGCCCGGGCATTGGGAGGTGGAGGAGCTCCGGGCCCAGGTGTACGGGGGCACCGCCCGGGGGGCAGGCCGCGGAGACCGGGTCGGGCTGGAGGCTCGGGTGGACCTGGGGGGTGTGGATCTGGACCGGCTGGCCCGGGCGTTCGGGGCGCGCCTGGGGCCTCGGCTGAGGGTCGGCGCGTTCCGGGGACGGCTGGACGTGGCAGGCCTGTACTCCTCGCCGCGGGTTCGGGCCGAGGGCACGGTGACCGGAGCGGTGGTGGCCGGCCGCAGCCTCGGCCCGGCGGACGTGACCGCCGAGTGGCAGAAAGGGCGGGTGCGGGCCCGGGCCCGGGCGTACGGAGGCGCGGTGCGGGTGGAGGCCCAGGTCGTGCCCCGGCCGGCCGGCCGGCTGCGGGTGGCATGGACGCTGGAAGGATGGGACCCGGGGGAATGGGAAGGTCTGCTGCCCCGGGGGCTCCGGCTGGGGCGGCTGGACGGCAGCGGCACCGTGGAGGGCCGCATCGGGGCCCCGCTCCCCACCTGGACCGCCGAAGGGGAGGTGGAGGCCGGGGCCGTGGCCTACCTGGGCCGGTCGGCGGGGTCGGTGAAGATCCGCGCGGACGCCGGAGGCAAGGGGATCGGCTTCCGGGTTTGGGTGCCCGAGCTGGGCACCCGGGCCGAGGGCCTGTGGTCCCTGGAGCCGGGCTGGCCCCTGGAGCTGGAGGTGCACGCCTCGGATCTGCCCCTGGCCCGGGTGGCCGGCGGGGGGTGGGACGGCCGGCTCTCGGGCAACCTCCGGGGGGTGGGAGGGGTGCGGGGGGTGTTGCAGGCCCGGTCGCCGGCGGAGGTGGTGTCGGCCCTGGCCGAGGTGCGGGGCGAGGTCTCTTGGAGGAACCTCCGGATTCCCGGCGGGGGGGCGGTCCCCGACGGAACCGCCCGGCTGGAGACGAGCGAGGCGCTGCCGCTCGTGGAGGTGTCGGCCGGCCCGGTGGCGGGGACGCTCCGGCTGTTGGATCGCCGCCGGCTCGCGTGGCGGGCGAGCGCCCGGCTGCGGGACGCGCGGCCCGAGCTCTACCTGGGGCCCTGGATTCCCCCGGGCTGGGGAGGCCGGGTGAGCGGCACGGCCGAGGCCGAGGGTCGGGCCGAGCGGTTGGAGGCGGCTTCGATCGAGCTCCGGGTCGAGGACCTGGCGGGGCCGGGGCTCCGGCCCTCGCGGTGGGAGGTGGCGGCCCGGCTCGCCGGGGGGCGGTGGGAGGCCACGGCAAAGGGGGGGGAGACCCTGTGGGCGGAAGGAGCCTGGTCCCCGGCGGAGGGCGGGGCCGGCCGGGTGGTGCTCCGGGGGTTCGACCCGGCCGAGTGGGTGGCGGAGGGCCGCTGGCCGAAGGACGTGGAGGTCCGGGTGGACGGGGAGGTCGCGTTCCAGGTGGCGGCCCGGGGAGCCCTGTCGGCCGAGGCGGACCTGTCCCGGGTGACCGTGTCGGTGCCGCCGGTCCGGTTGCGCAACCACGGGCCGGTGCGGGTGCGCTGGGACGGCGGGACGCTCCGGTTCGACCAGGTGTGGCTCGAGAACGGGGAGTTCACCGTCACCCTTTCGGGCCGGGCCGACCTCGAGGAGGGGTGGGCGGTTCGGGGGAAGGTCCGGTGTGACCTTGCCGCGCTGGCCCGGTTCCTGCCACCGGTGGAGTCGGCCCGGGGCGTCCTGTTCGCCGACCTCGAGGTGGTGGGCCCCTGGGCCTCCCCGGCCCTCAGGGGGCCGATCAAGGTGCTGCCGGGGGCCGAGGCACGGCTGAGGGCGCTGGCGCTGCCCATCACCGAGGCGGAGGCCTCCGCCTACCTGGATCCCCAGGAGGGGCTGCTGCTGGAGTGGTTCGACGCCGCCCTGGGCAGCGGCCGGATCCACCTGGAGGGCCGGGTGCCGCTGGACGGGATCCGGCCCACGGACCTGCGGCTGTGGGCCGAGGTGCGCGACGTGGCCCACGAGCAGCCCCCCGGAGTGAGCTACCAGGTGGACGCGGACCTGCTGGTCTCCGGGCTTCCGCCGAACCTGCGGATCGGCGGCGAGATCCGGCTGGACCGGTTCCGGTACACCCGGCGGATCTCGTGGAAGACCATGCTCCTGGACCTGCTCCAGCGCCGGCCCCGGCGGGTCGAGGCGGCCGCGGCCGGGGGCGGGGTGGTGGTGGATCTGGCCGTTCGGGGCGAACGGGACCTGCGGATCGAGAACAACCTGGCCCAGGTGGACCTGGCGGTGGACCTTCGGGTCCGGGGAGCCCTGCCCCGCCCCCTGCTCTGGGGCCGGGTGGAGTTCACGGGAGGCGAGGTGCGGTTTCGAAACACGGTGTACGAGGTGCGGCGAAGCGCGGTGGAGTTCCTGGGGGACGCCGGCCCGGCCCCCCTGCTGGACGTGCACGCCCGCGCCCAGATCTCGGGGTACCTGGTGAACGTGGACCTCACGGGCCCCCTCGACGACTACCAGGTGTTCCTGTCGAGCTCTCCCCCCCTGGACCGCACGGACATCGTGTCGCTGCTGACCCTGGGGGCCACCTCCGACACCCTGGCCGGCGGCCAGGGCGTGTCGGCGGCCGAGGCGGCCAGCTTCCTGACCGGCAAGGTGCAGGACACCCTGGAGTCCGGGGTGGGCGAGATCCTGGGGTTCGACCAGTTCCACATCGACCCCGCCTACTCCCCCGCGGCCCAGAGCACGGTGCCCCGGATCACCATCGGCAAGGCGATCACCCGCGACCTGTACGCCCGGTACGCGGCGACCATCGGCGCCGAGACGTCCCAGGATCTGGAGGTGCAGTACCGGCTCAGCCCCCACGTGTCCGTTCTGGGTACCTGGTCCGACCGGGGCTCCGAGACATCGGGGTCCCTGGGTGGAGAGGTCCGGTTCCGGTTTTCGTTCCGATGA
- a CDS encoding cytochrome c3 family protein: MRNPAVLTLVLVAAVTAAPTARAGDASTPVPETLELNVQANHAEVAGLPKDTKAVPGFSHRRHADEYLKGRQAFSRFPYEDSFTCAACHHTAQTPEQAGSCLSCKDADRMFAAVGGPGKVKNLFHEVCRTCHKAAAKAGAAEPPTRCSGCHR; the protein is encoded by the coding sequence ATGAGAAATCCAGCTGTGTTGACCCTGGTGCTCGTCGCTGCCGTTACGGCCGCCCCGACCGCCCGGGCCGGGGACGCGTCAACGCCCGTGCCGGAGACCCTGGAGCTCAACGTCCAGGCGAACCATGCCGAGGTGGCCGGGCTCCCCAAGGACACCAAGGCGGTGCCCGGTTTCTCCCACCGGCGCCACGCCGACGAGTACCTGAAGGGCCGCCAGGCCTTCTCCCGGTTCCCTTACGAAGACTCGTTCACGTGCGCCGCCTGCCACCACACGGCCCAAACCCCGGAACAGGCCGGATCGTGCCTGTCGTGCAAGGACGCGGACCGGATGTTCGCGGCCGTGGGCGGGCCCGGCAAGGTGAAGAACCTGTTCCACGAGGTGTGCCGAACGTGCCACAAGGCCGCGGCCAAGGCCGGGGCGGCCGAGCCCCCCACCCGCTGTTCGGGATGCCACCGGTGA